Proteins from a single region of Xiphophorus maculatus strain JP 163 A chromosome 22, X_maculatus-5.0-male, whole genome shotgun sequence:
- the rrbp1 gene encoding ribosome-binding protein 1 isoform X5 has product MDIYDPQTLGIMVFGGFMVISAIGIALVSTFSMKETSYEEALAKQRKELGKIQSVRSEKKKKDKVAEKKSRGKKKEEKPNGKIPEQEKAEEAADSEAEAAIEPAAAVAAAVAAAAAAAPAVSAVPAPQPAPVLEVKPSSAPVAAETQPQTAAEPSPLPSPKDKKKKKVAKVEPASTQQAPMVSAAVPVKSLAASPATQPPPAVQSKAAASSSSPPSTKSASGSSKSTPASASAPPSTKPPSAAAPALAKSTNAQAKSSTPTPNKSAPAPSKSATAPAKSAAAPSKAAPVLEVVTKDVPVMAVPPVGSQQAPAPAKTQEPKKKASKKKSEPAAVAAAVVDCADAPLYLPYKSLVSTISSMVFSEGEAHRLIEILSEKVGIIQDTWHTATQKGDPVAMLKKQLEEREKQLAAEQEDASAAKNRLRELTKELSAEKSKVASVETRLSSQLSKREQEMIALQARMQASYQDHVAQTQRLNAKILSLQDQLENGPNAQLARLQQENSILRDALNQATSQAESKQNAELAKLRQECAKLTKELGEKMESLLADEHIRKGLESKLSAAEKQLSLLQASRAESEQALQKRLEEVSEELRTTQSRNSSLQATLEQSQQDSSAVSEYQVRIERLEAEVKERSAQVETLTAQLGETQAEKSQLTQQVASINSLLEASQSKQDEDSKQQVKPAELEHLKLSLQEKDSQLSSLHEELKQLQIKQEAAENTITELEQKNKSEDASFISSLQEELKNLKEEMVQVGNAKSDSTAKLAQLQNSLSEKDSLVASLQEQLREAKAATDANGAAQLAALQNEAKEALQSLFPQIPMETEQPNWLKAFTQKAQEALRQQSNESHSSTASPELLEKLKESEENYSSLQAECDQYRTVLAETEGMLKHLQKSVEEEELVWKSKMANSEEQLKEALQKVSKLEAENQSVEQLKEQVMLLEAQLEKQSDNLMTSEEVEQLKLQLSDCQNQLDLAQKDVRAHKEELQQVQNELSQTTEKLRGEETQRQLLLEEFEQAQKTVGELQAQLDLLKVSADAPQSDTEDVAQLKERLEKEKKLSKDLGQAATKLQQLLKATQEQLTKERETVRTLQEHLKVKGEFVELKEGTSV; this is encoded by the exons ATGGATATCTACGACCCCCAGACTCTTGGGATTATGGTATTTGGTGGTTTCATGGTGATCTCTGCCATAGGGATCGCCCTTGTTTCCACCTTCTCCATGAAGGAAACCTCTTATGAGGAGGCCCTTGCTAAACAACGCAAAGAGTTGGGTAAAATACAGTCAGTTCGCtcggagaaaaagaaaaaggacaaagtAGCCGAGAAGAAGAGCCgtggaaagaaaaaggaggaaaagccaaATGGAAAAATCCCGGAACAGGAGAAAGCTGAAGAAGCTGCTGACTCTGAAGCTGAAGCAGCCATtgagcctgctgctgctgttgctgctgctgttgctgctgctgctgctgctgctccagctgTATCTGCTGTTCCTGCTCCTCAGCCTGCTCCAGTCCTCGAAGTTAAACCGTCTTCAGCTCCAGTGGCTGCGGAGACACAACCCCAAACTGCTGCTGAGCCGTCACCTTTGCCCTCGCCTaaggacaagaagaagaagaaggtggcGAAGGTTGAGCCAGCCTCAACTCAGCAAGCCCCGATGGTGTCTGCTGCAGTGCCAGTAAAGTCCTTAGCAGCCTCTCCTGCAACCCAGCCTCCCCCAGCTGTGCAGAGCAAAGCAGCCGCCTCGTCCTCTTCACCACCTTCAACCAAGTCTGCTTCCGGATCTTCAAAATCCACTCCTGCATCTGCTTCGGCTCCTCCATCAACCAAAcctccctctgctgctgccccTGCATTGGCTAAATCCACCAACGCTCAGGCTAAATCTTCGACCCCCACACCAAACAAGTCTGCCCCGGCACCAAGCAAGTCCGCTACAGCCCCAGCCAAGTCGGCAGCAGCTCCATCCAAGGCTGCCCCAGTGCTGGAGGTGGTGACCAAAGATGTCCCAGTAATGGCCGTGCCTCCAGTGGGGTCTCAGCAGGCTCCTGCTCCAGCTAAAACACAAGAACCCAAAAAGAAGGCTTCCAAGAAGAAGTCTGAGCCCG CAGCTGTTGCGGCGGCGGTAGTCGACTGTGCTGATGCTCCTCTCTACCTGCCCTATAAATCTCTGGTTTCCACCATCAGCAGCATGGTGTTCAGTGAGGGGGAGGCGCACAGGCTCATCGAGATCCTCTCTGAGAAAGTCGGCATCATCCAGGATACCTGGCACACG GCCACTCAGAAGGGAGATCCGGTTGCCATGCTGAagaagcagctggaggagagagagaaacagctgGCAGCAGAGCAGGAGGATGCTTCTGCAGCTAAGAATCGTCTTCGAGAACTGACCAAG GAGCTGTCGGCGGAGAAATCCAAGGTGGCCAGCGTGGAGACGCGGCTCAGCTCTCAGCTGAGTAAGAGGGAGCAAGAAATGATCGCTCTGCAAGCGCGCATGCAGGCCAGTTACCAGGACCATGTAGCCCAGACCCAGAGGCTCAATGCAAAG ATCCTGAGCCTGCAGGACCAGCTGGAAAATGGTCCTAATGCCCAACTTGCTCGTCTGCAGCAGGAAAATTCAATCCTTCGTGATGCTCTAAACCAGGCAACTAGTCAAGCTGAGAGCAA ACAAAATGCAGAGCTGGCCAAGCTGCGTCAGGAATGTGCAAAGCTAACCAAAGAGCTCGGAGAGAAGATGGAAAGTCTCCTTGCTGATGAGCACATCAGGAAAGGGCTGGAGTCCAAGCTCTCTGCCGCAGAGAAGCAGCTCTCACTGCTGCAG GCGAGCCGTGCAGAAAGTGAGCAGGCGTTGCAGAAGCGACTGGAGGAGGTGAGCGAGGAGCTCAGGACGACgcagagcagaaacagcagcCTGCAGGCCACTCTGGAGCAGAGCCAGCAGGACAGCAGTGCAGTGTCAG AGTACCAAGTGCGAATAGAGAGGTTGGAGGCAGAGGTCAAGGAGCGTTCTGCTCAGGTGGAGACCCTCACTGCCCAGCTCGGTGAGACGCAGGCAGAGAAGAGCCAGCTCACGCAACAGGTGGCCTCCATCAACTCACTGCTGGAGGCTAGTCAGAGCAAACAGGATGAGGATAGCAAGCAG CAGGTGAAGCCAGCAGAACTGGAACATCTAAAGCTCAG cctTCAAGAAAAGGACAGCCAGCTGAGTTCACTTCACGAAGAACTGAAGCAGCTGCAGATAAAGCAGGAAGCTGCA GAGAACACTATTACTGAACTTGAGCAAAAAAATAAGAG TGAGGATGCCAGTTTCATCAGCTCACTTCAGGAAGAACTCAAAAACCTCAAAGAAGAGATGGTGCAAGTTGGAAACGCAAAA TCGGACAGTACAGCAAAGCTCGCACAACTGCAGAACAG tCTGTCTGAGAAGGATTCCCTTGTTGCATCACTGCAAGAGCAGTTGAGGGAAGCAAAAGCTGCCACAGATGCT AATGGTGCTGCTCAACTAGCAGCTCTTCAGAACGAAGCCAAAGAAGCTCTTCAGTCGCTCTTCCCACAGATACCAATGGAGACAGAGCAG cccAACTGGTTAAAAGCATTTACACAGAAAGCTCAGGAGGCCCTTAGGCAGCAGAGTAATGAGTCTCATTCAAGCACAGCATCGCCA GAGTTGCTGGAGAAACTGAAGGAATCAGAGGAGAACTACAGTTCCCTTCAGGCTGAATGTGACCAGTACAGGACGGTCTTGGCTGAAACT GAAGGAATGCTGAAACATCTGCAGAAAAGcgtggaagaggaggagctggtTTGGAAGTCAAAGATGGCAAACTCAGAAGAACAGCTGAAGGAG GCTTTGCAGAAAGTCAGCAAGCTGGAAGCAGAAAACCAAAGTGTAGAACAG TTGAAGGAACAAGTGATGCTCCTGGAAGCTCAGCTTGAAAAGCAATCAGACAACCTAATGACCTCAGAGGAAGTGGAGCAG ctgaagctgcagctgtcagATTGCCAGAACCAGTTGGACTTGGCCCAGAAGGATGTCCGGGCACACAAGGAGGAGCTCCAACAG GTTCAGAATGAGTTGAGTCAGACGACGGAGAAGCTGCGCGGAGAGGAGACTCAGAGGCAGCTGCTCTTGGAGGAATTTGAGCAG GCCCAGAAGACGGTGGGGGAACTCCAGGCCCAGCTGgatcttttaaaagtttctgcagaCGCGCCGCAATCTGACACAGAAGACGTAGCTCAGCTCAAG
- the rrbp1 gene encoding ribosome-binding protein 1 isoform X2, which translates to MDIYDPQTLGIMVFGGFMVISAIGIALVSTFSMKETSYEEALAKQRKELGKIQSVRSEKKKKDKVAEKKSRGKKKEEKPNGKIPEQEKAEEAADSEAEAAIEPAAAVAAAVAAAAAAAPAVSAVPAPQPAPVLEVKPSSAPVAAETQPQTAAEPSPLPSPKDKKKKKVAKVEPASTQQAPMVSAAVPVKSLAASPATQPPPAVQSKAAASSSSPPSTKSASGSSKSTPASASAPPSTKPPSAAAPALAKSTNAQAKSSTPTPNKSAPAPSKSATAPAKSAAAPSKAAPVLEVVTKDVPVMAVPPVGSQQAPAPAKTQEPKKKASKKKSEPAVAAAVVDCADAPLYLPYKSLVSTISSMVFSEGEAHRLIEILSEKVGIIQDTWHTATQKGDPVAMLKKQLEEREKQLAAEQEDASAAKNRLRELTKELSAEKSKVASVETRLSSQLSKREQEMIALQARMQASYQDHVAQTQRLNAKILSLQDQLENGPNAQLARLQQENSILRDALNQATSQAESKQNAELAKLRQECAKLTKELGEKMESLLADEHIRKGLESKLSAAEKQLSLLQASRAESEQALQKRLEEVSEELRTTQSRNSSLQATLEQSQQDSSAVSEYQVRIERLEAEVKERSAQVETLTAQLGETQAEKSQLTQQVASINSLLEASQSKQDEDSKQQVKPAELEHLKLSLQEKDSQLSSLHEELKQLQIKQEAAENTITELEQKNKSEDASFISSLQEELKNLKEEMVQVGNAKSDSTAKLAQLQNSLSEKDSLVASLQEQLREAKAATDANGAAQLAALQNEAKEALQSLFPQIPMETEQPNWLKAFTQKAQEALRQQSNESHSSTASPELLEKLKESEENYSSLQAECDQYRTVLAETEGMLKHLQKSVEEEELVWKSKMANSEEQLKEALQKVSKLEAENQSVEQLKEQVMLLEAQLEKQSDNLMTSEEVEQLKLQLSDCQNQLDLAQKDVRAHKEELQQVRAQLGEITKRTQGEQNGPAEAEPSQVQNELSQTTEKLRGEETQRQLLLEEFEQAQKTVGELQAQLDLLKVSADAPQSDTEDVAQLKERLEKEKKLSKDLGQAATKLQQLLKATQEQLTKERETVRTLQEHLKVKGEFVELKEGTSV; encoded by the exons ATGGATATCTACGACCCCCAGACTCTTGGGATTATGGTATTTGGTGGTTTCATGGTGATCTCTGCCATAGGGATCGCCCTTGTTTCCACCTTCTCCATGAAGGAAACCTCTTATGAGGAGGCCCTTGCTAAACAACGCAAAGAGTTGGGTAAAATACAGTCAGTTCGCtcggagaaaaagaaaaaggacaaagtAGCCGAGAAGAAGAGCCgtggaaagaaaaaggaggaaaagccaaATGGAAAAATCCCGGAACAGGAGAAAGCTGAAGAAGCTGCTGACTCTGAAGCTGAAGCAGCCATtgagcctgctgctgctgttgctgctgctgttgctgctgctgctgctgctgctccagctgTATCTGCTGTTCCTGCTCCTCAGCCTGCTCCAGTCCTCGAAGTTAAACCGTCTTCAGCTCCAGTGGCTGCGGAGACACAACCCCAAACTGCTGCTGAGCCGTCACCTTTGCCCTCGCCTaaggacaagaagaagaagaaggtggcGAAGGTTGAGCCAGCCTCAACTCAGCAAGCCCCGATGGTGTCTGCTGCAGTGCCAGTAAAGTCCTTAGCAGCCTCTCCTGCAACCCAGCCTCCCCCAGCTGTGCAGAGCAAAGCAGCCGCCTCGTCCTCTTCACCACCTTCAACCAAGTCTGCTTCCGGATCTTCAAAATCCACTCCTGCATCTGCTTCGGCTCCTCCATCAACCAAAcctccctctgctgctgccccTGCATTGGCTAAATCCACCAACGCTCAGGCTAAATCTTCGACCCCCACACCAAACAAGTCTGCCCCGGCACCAAGCAAGTCCGCTACAGCCCCAGCCAAGTCGGCAGCAGCTCCATCCAAGGCTGCCCCAGTGCTGGAGGTGGTGACCAAAGATGTCCCAGTAATGGCCGTGCCTCCAGTGGGGTCTCAGCAGGCTCCTGCTCCAGCTAAAACACAAGAACCCAAAAAGAAGGCTTCCAAGAAGAAGTCTGAGCCCG CTGTTGCGGCGGCGGTAGTCGACTGTGCTGATGCTCCTCTCTACCTGCCCTATAAATCTCTGGTTTCCACCATCAGCAGCATGGTGTTCAGTGAGGGGGAGGCGCACAGGCTCATCGAGATCCTCTCTGAGAAAGTCGGCATCATCCAGGATACCTGGCACACG GCCACTCAGAAGGGAGATCCGGTTGCCATGCTGAagaagcagctggaggagagagagaaacagctgGCAGCAGAGCAGGAGGATGCTTCTGCAGCTAAGAATCGTCTTCGAGAACTGACCAAG GAGCTGTCGGCGGAGAAATCCAAGGTGGCCAGCGTGGAGACGCGGCTCAGCTCTCAGCTGAGTAAGAGGGAGCAAGAAATGATCGCTCTGCAAGCGCGCATGCAGGCCAGTTACCAGGACCATGTAGCCCAGACCCAGAGGCTCAATGCAAAG ATCCTGAGCCTGCAGGACCAGCTGGAAAATGGTCCTAATGCCCAACTTGCTCGTCTGCAGCAGGAAAATTCAATCCTTCGTGATGCTCTAAACCAGGCAACTAGTCAAGCTGAGAGCAA ACAAAATGCAGAGCTGGCCAAGCTGCGTCAGGAATGTGCAAAGCTAACCAAAGAGCTCGGAGAGAAGATGGAAAGTCTCCTTGCTGATGAGCACATCAGGAAAGGGCTGGAGTCCAAGCTCTCTGCCGCAGAGAAGCAGCTCTCACTGCTGCAG GCGAGCCGTGCAGAAAGTGAGCAGGCGTTGCAGAAGCGACTGGAGGAGGTGAGCGAGGAGCTCAGGACGACgcagagcagaaacagcagcCTGCAGGCCACTCTGGAGCAGAGCCAGCAGGACAGCAGTGCAGTGTCAG AGTACCAAGTGCGAATAGAGAGGTTGGAGGCAGAGGTCAAGGAGCGTTCTGCTCAGGTGGAGACCCTCACTGCCCAGCTCGGTGAGACGCAGGCAGAGAAGAGCCAGCTCACGCAACAGGTGGCCTCCATCAACTCACTGCTGGAGGCTAGTCAGAGCAAACAGGATGAGGATAGCAAGCAG CAGGTGAAGCCAGCAGAACTGGAACATCTAAAGCTCAG cctTCAAGAAAAGGACAGCCAGCTGAGTTCACTTCACGAAGAACTGAAGCAGCTGCAGATAAAGCAGGAAGCTGCA GAGAACACTATTACTGAACTTGAGCAAAAAAATAAGAG TGAGGATGCCAGTTTCATCAGCTCACTTCAGGAAGAACTCAAAAACCTCAAAGAAGAGATGGTGCAAGTTGGAAACGCAAAA TCGGACAGTACAGCAAAGCTCGCACAACTGCAGAACAG tCTGTCTGAGAAGGATTCCCTTGTTGCATCACTGCAAGAGCAGTTGAGGGAAGCAAAAGCTGCCACAGATGCT AATGGTGCTGCTCAACTAGCAGCTCTTCAGAACGAAGCCAAAGAAGCTCTTCAGTCGCTCTTCCCACAGATACCAATGGAGACAGAGCAG cccAACTGGTTAAAAGCATTTACACAGAAAGCTCAGGAGGCCCTTAGGCAGCAGAGTAATGAGTCTCATTCAAGCACAGCATCGCCA GAGTTGCTGGAGAAACTGAAGGAATCAGAGGAGAACTACAGTTCCCTTCAGGCTGAATGTGACCAGTACAGGACGGTCTTGGCTGAAACT GAAGGAATGCTGAAACATCTGCAGAAAAGcgtggaagaggaggagctggtTTGGAAGTCAAAGATGGCAAACTCAGAAGAACAGCTGAAGGAG GCTTTGCAGAAAGTCAGCAAGCTGGAAGCAGAAAACCAAAGTGTAGAACAG TTGAAGGAACAAGTGATGCTCCTGGAAGCTCAGCTTGAAAAGCAATCAGACAACCTAATGACCTCAGAGGAAGTGGAGCAG ctgaagctgcagctgtcagATTGCCAGAACCAGTTGGACTTGGCCCAGAAGGATGTCCGGGCACACAAGGAGGAGCTCCAACAG GTCAGAGCACAGCTGGGCGAGATCACGAAGCGGACTCAGGGAGAGCAGAACGGCCCGGCTGAGGCCGAACCCAGTCAG GTTCAGAATGAGTTGAGTCAGACGACGGAGAAGCTGCGCGGAGAGGAGACTCAGAGGCAGCTGCTCTTGGAGGAATTTGAGCAG GCCCAGAAGACGGTGGGGGAACTCCAGGCCCAGCTGgatcttttaaaagtttctgcagaCGCGCCGCAATCTGACACAGAAGACGTAGCTCAGCTCAAG
- the rrbp1 gene encoding ribosome-binding protein 1 isoform X4, which translates to MDIYDPQTLGIMVFGGFMVISAIGIALVSTFSMKETSYEEALAKQRKELGKIQSVRSEKKKKDKVAEKKSRGKKKEEKPNGKIPEQEKAEEAADSEAEAAIEPAAAVAAAVAAAAAAAPAVSAVPAPQPAPVLEVKPSSAPVAAETQPQTAAEPSPLPSPKDKKKKKVAKVEPASTQQAPMVSAAVPVKSLAASPATQPPPAVQSKAAASSSSPPSTKSASGSSKSTPASASAPPSTKPPSAAAPALAKSTNAQAKSSTPTPNKSAPAPSKSATAPAKSAAAPSKAAPVLEVVTKDVPVMAVPPVGSQQAPAPAKTQEPKKKASKKKSEPAAVAAAVVDCADAPLYLPYKSLVSTISSMVFSEGEAHRLIEILSEKVGIIQDTWHTATQKGDPVAMLKKQLEEREKQLAAEQEDASAAKNRLRELTKELSAEKSKVASVETRLSSQLSKREQEMIALQARMQASYQDHVAQTQRLNAKILSLQDQLENGPNAQLARLQQENSILRDALNQATSQAESKQNAELAKLRQECAKLTKELGEKMESLLADEHIRKGLESKLSAAEKQLSLLQASRAESEQALQKRLEEVSEELRTTQSRNSSLQATLEQSQQDSSAVSEYQVRIERLEAEVKERSAQVETLTAQLGETQAEKSQLTQQVASINSLLEASQSKQDEDSKQQVKPAELEHLKLSLQEKDSQLSSLHEELKQLQIKQEAAENTITELEQKNKSEDASFISSLQEELKNLKEEMVQVGNAKSDSTAKLAQLQNSLSEKDSLVASLQEQLREAKAATDANGAAQLAALQNEAKEALQSLFPQIPMETEQPNWLKAFTQKAQEALRQQSNESHSSTASPELLEKLKESEENYSSLQAECDQYRTVLAETEGMLKHLQKSVEEEELVWKSKMANSEEQLKEALQKVSKLEAENQSVEQLKEQVMLLEAQLEKQSDNLMTSEEVEQLKLQLSDCQNQLDLAQKDVRAHKEELQQVRAQLGEITKRTQGEQNGPAEAEPSQVQNELSQTTEKLRGEETQRQLLLEEFEQAQKTVGELQAQLDLLKVSADAPQSDTEDVAQLKERLEKEKKLSKDLGQAATKLQQLLKATQEQLTKERETVRTLQEHLKGEFVELKEGTSV; encoded by the exons ATGGATATCTACGACCCCCAGACTCTTGGGATTATGGTATTTGGTGGTTTCATGGTGATCTCTGCCATAGGGATCGCCCTTGTTTCCACCTTCTCCATGAAGGAAACCTCTTATGAGGAGGCCCTTGCTAAACAACGCAAAGAGTTGGGTAAAATACAGTCAGTTCGCtcggagaaaaagaaaaaggacaaagtAGCCGAGAAGAAGAGCCgtggaaagaaaaaggaggaaaagccaaATGGAAAAATCCCGGAACAGGAGAAAGCTGAAGAAGCTGCTGACTCTGAAGCTGAAGCAGCCATtgagcctgctgctgctgttgctgctgctgttgctgctgctgctgctgctgctccagctgTATCTGCTGTTCCTGCTCCTCAGCCTGCTCCAGTCCTCGAAGTTAAACCGTCTTCAGCTCCAGTGGCTGCGGAGACACAACCCCAAACTGCTGCTGAGCCGTCACCTTTGCCCTCGCCTaaggacaagaagaagaagaaggtggcGAAGGTTGAGCCAGCCTCAACTCAGCAAGCCCCGATGGTGTCTGCTGCAGTGCCAGTAAAGTCCTTAGCAGCCTCTCCTGCAACCCAGCCTCCCCCAGCTGTGCAGAGCAAAGCAGCCGCCTCGTCCTCTTCACCACCTTCAACCAAGTCTGCTTCCGGATCTTCAAAATCCACTCCTGCATCTGCTTCGGCTCCTCCATCAACCAAAcctccctctgctgctgccccTGCATTGGCTAAATCCACCAACGCTCAGGCTAAATCTTCGACCCCCACACCAAACAAGTCTGCCCCGGCACCAAGCAAGTCCGCTACAGCCCCAGCCAAGTCGGCAGCAGCTCCATCCAAGGCTGCCCCAGTGCTGGAGGTGGTGACCAAAGATGTCCCAGTAATGGCCGTGCCTCCAGTGGGGTCTCAGCAGGCTCCTGCTCCAGCTAAAACACAAGAACCCAAAAAGAAGGCTTCCAAGAAGAAGTCTGAGCCCG CAGCTGTTGCGGCGGCGGTAGTCGACTGTGCTGATGCTCCTCTCTACCTGCCCTATAAATCTCTGGTTTCCACCATCAGCAGCATGGTGTTCAGTGAGGGGGAGGCGCACAGGCTCATCGAGATCCTCTCTGAGAAAGTCGGCATCATCCAGGATACCTGGCACACG GCCACTCAGAAGGGAGATCCGGTTGCCATGCTGAagaagcagctggaggagagagagaaacagctgGCAGCAGAGCAGGAGGATGCTTCTGCAGCTAAGAATCGTCTTCGAGAACTGACCAAG GAGCTGTCGGCGGAGAAATCCAAGGTGGCCAGCGTGGAGACGCGGCTCAGCTCTCAGCTGAGTAAGAGGGAGCAAGAAATGATCGCTCTGCAAGCGCGCATGCAGGCCAGTTACCAGGACCATGTAGCCCAGACCCAGAGGCTCAATGCAAAG ATCCTGAGCCTGCAGGACCAGCTGGAAAATGGTCCTAATGCCCAACTTGCTCGTCTGCAGCAGGAAAATTCAATCCTTCGTGATGCTCTAAACCAGGCAACTAGTCAAGCTGAGAGCAA ACAAAATGCAGAGCTGGCCAAGCTGCGTCAGGAATGTGCAAAGCTAACCAAAGAGCTCGGAGAGAAGATGGAAAGTCTCCTTGCTGATGAGCACATCAGGAAAGGGCTGGAGTCCAAGCTCTCTGCCGCAGAGAAGCAGCTCTCACTGCTGCAG GCGAGCCGTGCAGAAAGTGAGCAGGCGTTGCAGAAGCGACTGGAGGAGGTGAGCGAGGAGCTCAGGACGACgcagagcagaaacagcagcCTGCAGGCCACTCTGGAGCAGAGCCAGCAGGACAGCAGTGCAGTGTCAG AGTACCAAGTGCGAATAGAGAGGTTGGAGGCAGAGGTCAAGGAGCGTTCTGCTCAGGTGGAGACCCTCACTGCCCAGCTCGGTGAGACGCAGGCAGAGAAGAGCCAGCTCACGCAACAGGTGGCCTCCATCAACTCACTGCTGGAGGCTAGTCAGAGCAAACAGGATGAGGATAGCAAGCAG CAGGTGAAGCCAGCAGAACTGGAACATCTAAAGCTCAG cctTCAAGAAAAGGACAGCCAGCTGAGTTCACTTCACGAAGAACTGAAGCAGCTGCAGATAAAGCAGGAAGCTGCA GAGAACACTATTACTGAACTTGAGCAAAAAAATAAGAG TGAGGATGCCAGTTTCATCAGCTCACTTCAGGAAGAACTCAAAAACCTCAAAGAAGAGATGGTGCAAGTTGGAAACGCAAAA TCGGACAGTACAGCAAAGCTCGCACAACTGCAGAACAG tCTGTCTGAGAAGGATTCCCTTGTTGCATCACTGCAAGAGCAGTTGAGGGAAGCAAAAGCTGCCACAGATGCT AATGGTGCTGCTCAACTAGCAGCTCTTCAGAACGAAGCCAAAGAAGCTCTTCAGTCGCTCTTCCCACAGATACCAATGGAGACAGAGCAG cccAACTGGTTAAAAGCATTTACACAGAAAGCTCAGGAGGCCCTTAGGCAGCAGAGTAATGAGTCTCATTCAAGCACAGCATCGCCA GAGTTGCTGGAGAAACTGAAGGAATCAGAGGAGAACTACAGTTCCCTTCAGGCTGAATGTGACCAGTACAGGACGGTCTTGGCTGAAACT GAAGGAATGCTGAAACATCTGCAGAAAAGcgtggaagaggaggagctggtTTGGAAGTCAAAGATGGCAAACTCAGAAGAACAGCTGAAGGAG GCTTTGCAGAAAGTCAGCAAGCTGGAAGCAGAAAACCAAAGTGTAGAACAG TTGAAGGAACAAGTGATGCTCCTGGAAGCTCAGCTTGAAAAGCAATCAGACAACCTAATGACCTCAGAGGAAGTGGAGCAG ctgaagctgcagctgtcagATTGCCAGAACCAGTTGGACTTGGCCCAGAAGGATGTCCGGGCACACAAGGAGGAGCTCCAACAG GTCAGAGCACAGCTGGGCGAGATCACGAAGCGGACTCAGGGAGAGCAGAACGGCCCGGCTGAGGCCGAACCCAGTCAG GTTCAGAATGAGTTGAGTCAGACGACGGAGAAGCTGCGCGGAGAGGAGACTCAGAGGCAGCTGCTCTTGGAGGAATTTGAGCAG GCCCAGAAGACGGTGGGGGAACTCCAGGCCCAGCTGgatcttttaaaagtttctgcagaCGCGCCGCAATCTGACACAGAAGACGTAGCTCAGCTCAAG